In Spinacia oleracea cultivar Varoflay chromosome 5, BTI_SOV_V1, whole genome shotgun sequence, a single window of DNA contains:
- the LOC110776247 gene encoding uncharacterized protein isoform X1: MGGEEGADELIHARADSDYRKAKTSIWWDIENCHVPKGTDPNSIAQNITSALLKLDYCGSVSISAYGDTNRIPSSIQHALSSTGISLNHVPAGVKDASDKKILVDMLFWAVDNPAPANYLLISGDRDFANALHQLRMRRYNILLAQPFKASAALVAAAKSVWLWTNLVEGGPPRTGNDSPPSNNGNYNNTNNNNHFIPPENHPIPEPSQFTTSTTTKFDTPGRTGAGNTKSKATNARKTTNLQKAPSMPCGVVESKKLDFSSQSGHTETATVRKAPHEFFGANNHIASAGWSASSNFPTNLDPSARSKSDSVANQRVQYQYPCPSRPSSVPMYFNPAAGNVYPPTATNYPVHPAMSRPEGPILSGPFNSAPDIGKLSISEHPTYVRNSSTFSQPARGEVKNKSHRNSNSVNRNLPHKGPNVHTNHSSHRNGLLSLPPSTLPALPIANPVSDTISPPSEFEQGLAGIVLIALNTLRKEKIMPTKVNIADCIHFGDDPKHRNVDVQQALDCAMKQDMVKNLKINSNLLLYVEKRQQTVWNCENPVGGNLNEFSKKLWDKVQEFLISTDGGSSIIASACSYEAALILRNSCLQNLTLGKVIRLMNLLITKKQWIKIPTSGWQPLTIALTETDGATSNVSGASPTIALTQTDGATSNVSGA; the protein is encoded by the exons ATGGGCGGCGAGGAGGGGGCGGATGAACTGATTCATGCTCGGGCTGATTCTGATTACAGAAAAGCCAAAACATCAATTTGGTGGGATATTGAGAATTGTCATGTACCTAAAGGAACCGATCCAAATTCAATTGCTCAAAACATCACTTCCGCCCTCCTTAAATTGGATTACTGCGGTTCCGTTTCAATTTCTGCTTACGGCGACACCAACCGAATTCCTTCTTCTATTCAGCACGCCCTCTCCTCCACCGGCATCTCCCTCAACCACGTTCCTGCTG GTGTTAAAGATGCCAGTGACAAGAAGATTCTGGTTGATATGCTATTCTGGGCTGTTGATAACCCTGCCCCTGCCAATTACCTCTTAATTTCGGGCGACCGTGATTTCGCAAATGCCCTCCATCAGCTGCGTATGAGAAGATACAATATTCTTCTAGCCCAACCCTTTAAAGCCTCTGCCGCCCTTGTTGCTGCAGCCAAGAGTGTGTGGCTGTGGACTAATCTCGTGGAAGGTGGCCCTCCTCGTACTGGAAATGACTCACCTCCATCCAACAATGGTAAttataataatactaataacaACAATCACTTTATTCCCCCGGAGAACCACCCTATACCGGAACCATCTCAATTTACTACTAGTACTACTACGAAATTTGACACCCCAGGGAGAACTGGGGCAGGAAACACTAAATCTAAAGCTACAAATGCCCGCAAGACCACAAACCTGCAAAAAGCCCCTAGCATGCCTTGTGGAGTTGTAGAAAGTAAGAAACTAGATTTCTCTAGCCAGTCTGGGCATACTGAAACAGCCACAGTTAGAAAAGCCCCACATGAATTCTTTGGTGCTAACAACCATATTGCCTCTGCAGGTTGGTCTGCTTCCAGCAATTTTCCTACCAATCTCGATCCCTCTGCTAGGAGTAAGTCTGATTCTGTTGCAAATCAACGAGTTCAGTATCAGTATCCCTGTCCGTCTAGGCCAAGCAGTGTTCCTATGTATTTTAATCCCGCTGCTGGAAATGTATACCCACCAACTGCAACCAACTATCCTGTCCATCCTGCAATGTCCAGACCTGAAGGTCCTATTTTATCAGGTCCTTTCAACAGTGCCCCGGATATTGGTAAACTAAGCATATCTGAACATCCAACTTATGTCCGAAATTCTTCTACTTTTTCACAGCCAGCTAGAGGAGAGGTTAAGAATAAATCGCACAGAAATTCCAATTCTGTGAATCGTAACTTACCCCACAAAGGCCCTAATGTGCATACGAACCATTCTTCTCACCGAAATGGACTGTTGTCTTTGCCTCCATCTACATTACCAGCCTTGCCAATTGCAAACCCAGTTTCAGACACAATCTCACCTCCCTCTGAATTTGAGCAGGGTCTTGCTGGAATTGTCTTGATTGCTTTAAACACTCttagaaaagaaaaaattatgCCTACCAAGGTAAATATAGCTGATTGTATCCATTTTGGAGATGATCCAAAGCACCGTAATGTTGATGTGCAGCAGGCCTTGGACTGTGCCATGAAACAGGACATGGTAAAAAATCTAAAGATTAATAGTAACCTTCTGCTATATGTTGAAAAGCGTCAACAAACTGTATGGAATTGTGAAAATCCAGTGGGTGGCAACCTTAACGAGTTCTCTAAGAAATTATGGGATAAAGTTCAGGAGTTTCTTATTTCAACTGATGGAGGATCTTCCATAATAGCTTCTGCATGCAG TTATGAAGCTGCATTAATCTTGAGAAATTCCTGCCTGCAAAATCTAACTCTTGGCAAAGTTATCCGACTAATGAACTTGCTAATTACTAAAAAACAATGGATAAAAATCCCTACATCAGGATGGCAGCCACTTACAATTGCACTAACCGAGACTGATGGTGCAACAAGTAATGTATCTGGTGCGTCACCTACAATCGCACTAACCCAGACTGATGGTGCAACAAGTAATGTATCTGGTGCGTGA
- the LOC110776247 gene encoding uncharacterized protein isoform X2, whose amino-acid sequence MGGEEGADELIHARADSDYRKAKTSIWWDIENCHVPKGTDPNSIAQNITSALLKLDYCGSVSISAYGDTNRIPSSIQHALSSTGISLNHVPAGVKDASDKKILVDMLFWAVDNPAPANYLLISGDRDFANALHQLRMRRYNILLAQPFKASAALVAAAKSVWLWTNLVEGGPPRTGNDSPPSNNGNYNNTNNNNHFIPPENHPIPEPSQFTTSTTTKFDTPGRTGAGNTKSKATNARKTTNLQKAPSMPCGVVESWSASSNFPTNLDPSARSKSDSVANQRVQYQYPCPSRPSSVPMYFNPAAGNVYPPTATNYPVHPAMSRPEGPILSGPFNSAPDIGKLSISEHPTYVRNSSTFSQPARGEVKNKSHRNSNSVNRNLPHKGPNVHTNHSSHRNGLLSLPPSTLPALPIANPVSDTISPPSEFEQGLAGIVLIALNTLRKEKIMPTKVNIADCIHFGDDPKHRNVDVQQALDCAMKQDMVKNLKINSNLLLYVEKRQQTVWNCENPVGGNLNEFSKKLWDKVQEFLISTDGGSSIIASACSYEAALILRNSCLQNLTLGKVIRLMNLLITKKQWIKIPTSGWQPLTIALTETDGATSNVSGASPTIALTQTDGATSNVSGA is encoded by the exons ATGGGCGGCGAGGAGGGGGCGGATGAACTGATTCATGCTCGGGCTGATTCTGATTACAGAAAAGCCAAAACATCAATTTGGTGGGATATTGAGAATTGTCATGTACCTAAAGGAACCGATCCAAATTCAATTGCTCAAAACATCACTTCCGCCCTCCTTAAATTGGATTACTGCGGTTCCGTTTCAATTTCTGCTTACGGCGACACCAACCGAATTCCTTCTTCTATTCAGCACGCCCTCTCCTCCACCGGCATCTCCCTCAACCACGTTCCTGCTG GTGTTAAAGATGCCAGTGACAAGAAGATTCTGGTTGATATGCTATTCTGGGCTGTTGATAACCCTGCCCCTGCCAATTACCTCTTAATTTCGGGCGACCGTGATTTCGCAAATGCCCTCCATCAGCTGCGTATGAGAAGATACAATATTCTTCTAGCCCAACCCTTTAAAGCCTCTGCCGCCCTTGTTGCTGCAGCCAAGAGTGTGTGGCTGTGGACTAATCTCGTGGAAGGTGGCCCTCCTCGTACTGGAAATGACTCACCTCCATCCAACAATGGTAAttataataatactaataacaACAATCACTTTATTCCCCCGGAGAACCACCCTATACCGGAACCATCTCAATTTACTACTAGTACTACTACGAAATTTGACACCCCAGGGAGAACTGGGGCAGGAAACACTAAATCTAAAGCTACAAATGCCCGCAAGACCACAAACCTGCAAAAAGCCCCTAGCATGCCTTGTGGAGTTGTAGAAA GTTGGTCTGCTTCCAGCAATTTTCCTACCAATCTCGATCCCTCTGCTAGGAGTAAGTCTGATTCTGTTGCAAATCAACGAGTTCAGTATCAGTATCCCTGTCCGTCTAGGCCAAGCAGTGTTCCTATGTATTTTAATCCCGCTGCTGGAAATGTATACCCACCAACTGCAACCAACTATCCTGTCCATCCTGCAATGTCCAGACCTGAAGGTCCTATTTTATCAGGTCCTTTCAACAGTGCCCCGGATATTGGTAAACTAAGCATATCTGAACATCCAACTTATGTCCGAAATTCTTCTACTTTTTCACAGCCAGCTAGAGGAGAGGTTAAGAATAAATCGCACAGAAATTCCAATTCTGTGAATCGTAACTTACCCCACAAAGGCCCTAATGTGCATACGAACCATTCTTCTCACCGAAATGGACTGTTGTCTTTGCCTCCATCTACATTACCAGCCTTGCCAATTGCAAACCCAGTTTCAGACACAATCTCACCTCCCTCTGAATTTGAGCAGGGTCTTGCTGGAATTGTCTTGATTGCTTTAAACACTCttagaaaagaaaaaattatgCCTACCAAGGTAAATATAGCTGATTGTATCCATTTTGGAGATGATCCAAAGCACCGTAATGTTGATGTGCAGCAGGCCTTGGACTGTGCCATGAAACAGGACATGGTAAAAAATCTAAAGATTAATAGTAACCTTCTGCTATATGTTGAAAAGCGTCAACAAACTGTATGGAATTGTGAAAATCCAGTGGGTGGCAACCTTAACGAGTTCTCTAAGAAATTATGGGATAAAGTTCAGGAGTTTCTTATTTCAACTGATGGAGGATCTTCCATAATAGCTTCTGCATGCAG TTATGAAGCTGCATTAATCTTGAGAAATTCCTGCCTGCAAAATCTAACTCTTGGCAAAGTTATCCGACTAATGAACTTGCTAATTACTAAAAAACAATGGATAAAAATCCCTACATCAGGATGGCAGCCACTTACAATTGCACTAACCGAGACTGATGGTGCAACAAGTAATGTATCTGGTGCGTCACCTACAATCGCACTAACCCAGACTGATGGTGCAACAAGTAATGTATCTGGTGCGTGA
- the LOC110776247 gene encoding uncharacterized protein isoform X3 has translation MGGEEGADELIHARADSDYRKAKTSIWWDIENCHVPKGTDPNSIAQNITSALLKLDYCGSVSISAYGDTNRIPSSIQHALSSTGISLNHVPAGVKDASDKKILVDMLFWAVDNPAPANYLLISGDRDFANALHQLRMRRYNILLAQPFKASAALVAAAKSVWLWTNLVEGGPPRTGNDSPPSNNGWSASSNFPTNLDPSARSKSDSVANQRVQYQYPCPSRPSSVPMYFNPAAGNVYPPTATNYPVHPAMSRPEGPILSGPFNSAPDIGKLSISEHPTYVRNSSTFSQPARGEVKNKSHRNSNSVNRNLPHKGPNVHTNHSSHRNGLLSLPPSTLPALPIANPVSDTISPPSEFEQGLAGIVLIALNTLRKEKIMPTKVNIADCIHFGDDPKHRNVDVQQALDCAMKQDMVKNLKINSNLLLYVEKRQQTVWNCENPVGGNLNEFSKKLWDKVQEFLISTDGGSSIIASACSYEAALILRNSCLQNLTLGKVIRLMNLLITKKQWIKIPTSGWQPLTIALTETDGATSNVSGASPTIALTQTDGATSNVSGA, from the exons ATGGGCGGCGAGGAGGGGGCGGATGAACTGATTCATGCTCGGGCTGATTCTGATTACAGAAAAGCCAAAACATCAATTTGGTGGGATATTGAGAATTGTCATGTACCTAAAGGAACCGATCCAAATTCAATTGCTCAAAACATCACTTCCGCCCTCCTTAAATTGGATTACTGCGGTTCCGTTTCAATTTCTGCTTACGGCGACACCAACCGAATTCCTTCTTCTATTCAGCACGCCCTCTCCTCCACCGGCATCTCCCTCAACCACGTTCCTGCTG GTGTTAAAGATGCCAGTGACAAGAAGATTCTGGTTGATATGCTATTCTGGGCTGTTGATAACCCTGCCCCTGCCAATTACCTCTTAATTTCGGGCGACCGTGATTTCGCAAATGCCCTCCATCAGCTGCGTATGAGAAGATACAATATTCTTCTAGCCCAACCCTTTAAAGCCTCTGCCGCCCTTGTTGCTGCAGCCAAGAGTGTGTGGCTGTGGACTAATCTCGTGGAAGGTGGCCCTCCTCGTACTGGAAATGACTCACCTCCATCCAACAATG GTTGGTCTGCTTCCAGCAATTTTCCTACCAATCTCGATCCCTCTGCTAGGAGTAAGTCTGATTCTGTTGCAAATCAACGAGTTCAGTATCAGTATCCCTGTCCGTCTAGGCCAAGCAGTGTTCCTATGTATTTTAATCCCGCTGCTGGAAATGTATACCCACCAACTGCAACCAACTATCCTGTCCATCCTGCAATGTCCAGACCTGAAGGTCCTATTTTATCAGGTCCTTTCAACAGTGCCCCGGATATTGGTAAACTAAGCATATCTGAACATCCAACTTATGTCCGAAATTCTTCTACTTTTTCACAGCCAGCTAGAGGAGAGGTTAAGAATAAATCGCACAGAAATTCCAATTCTGTGAATCGTAACTTACCCCACAAAGGCCCTAATGTGCATACGAACCATTCTTCTCACCGAAATGGACTGTTGTCTTTGCCTCCATCTACATTACCAGCCTTGCCAATTGCAAACCCAGTTTCAGACACAATCTCACCTCCCTCTGAATTTGAGCAGGGTCTTGCTGGAATTGTCTTGATTGCTTTAAACACTCttagaaaagaaaaaattatgCCTACCAAGGTAAATATAGCTGATTGTATCCATTTTGGAGATGATCCAAAGCACCGTAATGTTGATGTGCAGCAGGCCTTGGACTGTGCCATGAAACAGGACATGGTAAAAAATCTAAAGATTAATAGTAACCTTCTGCTATATGTTGAAAAGCGTCAACAAACTGTATGGAATTGTGAAAATCCAGTGGGTGGCAACCTTAACGAGTTCTCTAAGAAATTATGGGATAAAGTTCAGGAGTTTCTTATTTCAACTGATGGAGGATCTTCCATAATAGCTTCTGCATGCAG TTATGAAGCTGCATTAATCTTGAGAAATTCCTGCCTGCAAAATCTAACTCTTGGCAAAGTTATCCGACTAATGAACTTGCTAATTACTAAAAAACAATGGATAAAAATCCCTACATCAGGATGGCAGCCACTTACAATTGCACTAACCGAGACTGATGGTGCAACAAGTAATGTATCTGGTGCGTCACCTACAATCGCACTAACCCAGACTGATGGTGCAACAAGTAATGTATCTGGTGCGTGA